The Dehalogenimonas sp. 4OHTPN genome window below encodes:
- a CDS encoding manganese efflux pump MntP family protein, whose protein sequence is MDFFAIFLIALGLSADSFAVSVGGSVRMGAALDRAKQIKVAAYFGFFQFAMILAGYLAGRTVTNLIDSIDHWVAFALLALIGVRMIKKSLEKKRDTVDISRGKMLLGLSVATSIDSLAAGLTFAFVEVAILGASILVGLTAFTATVIGFMLGRRLGHVFGKRAELIGGLVLIGIGVKVLIQGLS, encoded by the coding sequence GTGGATTTTTTTGCCATATTCCTTATCGCGCTCGGCCTGTCCGCCGACAGTTTTGCCGTGTCGGTTGGTGGAAGCGTCAGAATGGGTGCCGCACTCGACCGGGCTAAACAAATTAAGGTTGCCGCCTATTTCGGTTTTTTCCAATTCGCCATGATCCTCGCCGGGTATTTGGCCGGGAGAACGGTGACAAACCTGATCGATAGTATCGATCATTGGGTGGCTTTCGCTCTCCTGGCTTTAATTGGCGTGAGAATGATTAAAAAGTCGCTCGAGAAGAAGCGCGACACGGTTGATATTTCGCGTGGCAAGATGCTCCTCGGCCTTTCGGTGGCCACCAGCATCGATTCTTTAGCAGCCGGTTTGACCTTCGCCTTCGTCGAGGTGGCTATCCTGGGAGCGAGCATCCTCGTAGGGTTGACAGCCTTTACGGCGACTGTGATCGGGTTTATGCTCGGCAGGCGGCTCGGGCATGTCTTCGGCAAGCGGGCGGAACTTATCGGCGGCCTGGTGCTTATAGGAATCGGGGTAAAGGTCTTGATACAAGGTCTCAGTTGA
- a CDS encoding ATP-binding protein — protein MGRRNGLFNRLSIRLTAAFLLAVIAGIAIVAFSVYQGTTSAYAASIEDMQRIMGGWMGGLSWEMMGGMNSQPAVDFTDNLGRTLWVAGGLGVLIAIVLGGVFTRNIVAPLGEVTVAARRVAGGDLSQRVNVRGSSELTDLGESFNSMARTLKHDQDLRQNMIADIAHELRTPLSVLRANIEAMQDGILGTNPENLESLHQETVTLARLIEDLRTLSLAESGQLKMHKELTDMKAFSSKIVQGMQTQFDSKGIGVALEAPDIGTDIIIDPARIEQVLRNLLANALHYTPDGGRVTVKLMPDFDGLTISVADTGLGIPPEDLVHLFERFYRVDRSRARSTGGSGLGLAIVKQLVEAHGGRVWVNSEIGKGSTFFFHLPVVASGYQLP, from the coding sequence ATGGGTAGAAGAAACGGATTGTTTAATCGGTTATCGATACGACTGACAGCTGCGTTTCTTTTAGCAGTGATTGCGGGTATTGCGATCGTAGCATTTTCTGTTTATCAGGGGACTACCAGCGCATATGCCGCAAGCATTGAAGATATGCAGCGGATCATGGGTGGATGGATGGGGGGTCTGTCCTGGGAAATGATGGGAGGCATGAACTCCCAGCCCGCAGTCGATTTCACTGACAACCTGGGGCGCACTCTCTGGGTGGCGGGGGGCCTGGGTGTTCTCATAGCAATAGTCTTGGGTGGAGTTTTTACTCGCAATATCGTTGCGCCTCTGGGTGAAGTAACTGTAGCCGCCAGGCGAGTGGCCGGTGGTGATTTATCCCAGCGAGTGAACGTCCGCGGTTCCAGTGAATTGACAGACCTTGGCGAATCCTTCAACTCGATGGCACGGACGTTAAAACATGATCAGGACCTTCGCCAAAACATGATTGCCGACATTGCGCATGAATTGCGCACTCCGCTTTCGGTTCTACGAGCAAATATCGAAGCAATGCAGGATGGAATCCTGGGAACGAATCCTGAGAACCTTGAGTCACTTCACCAGGAGACGGTTACCCTTGCCCGGCTCATCGAGGACTTGCGTACACTGAGCCTTGCGGAAAGCGGGCAGCTCAAAATGCATAAAGAATTGACTGATATGAAGGCGTTTTCATCTAAAATCGTTCAAGGGATGCAGACTCAATTCGATTCAAAGGGCATCGGTGTAGCGCTTGAAGCTCCAGATATTGGGACTGATATTATTATCGATCCTGCCCGTATTGAACAAGTTTTGAGGAATCTCTTGGCCAACGCTTTGCATTACACACCAGACGGAGGCCGTGTAACGGTTAAGCTAATGCCGGACTTCGATGGGTTGACGATCTCTGTGGCGGACACTGGTCTGGGCATTCCCCCAGAAGATCTGGTACACCTGTTTGAACGCTTCTATCGGGTTGACCGTTCCCGCGCCCGAAGTACTGGAGGCTCGGGTTTGGGGCTAGCTATAGTCAAACAACTTGTCGAGGCGCATGGGGGACGTGTTTGGGTGAACAGCGAAATCGGAAAAGGCAGCACCTTTTTCTTTCACTTGCCCGTCGTTGCTTCTGGATACCAATTACCATGA
- the feoB gene encoding ferrous iron transport protein B codes for MASLGSCHETTGIKKHKGSSKGKSLTIALAGNANVGKSVIFNQLTGSHQIIGNWPGKTVERAEGLLCRNGYELKVVDLPGIYSLSTFSMEELVSREYIAREKPDVIINVISAAVLERNLFFTLQLMEMEVPMIVCLNQMDIAESKGIEIDARKLETILGVPVVPTVAANGKGIPELIDKAIKLAENASSVSHPIPFGDGVESGAEELAGIIEAERLSLEYPARWVAIKLIEGDANIRELVSPMSARLIQKADALAERLESRYQQSRFAVVASARYALAGRMAHDVQVQQISKPKLADRLEHLTTHKVFGYLTAFIVVTVLLLWTFTVGTYLSGLMSDALSFFEPLDPLVSGTLLSILWNGVFGGFVAGATLVVPYVLPFYLMLAMLEDSGILTRVAFMMDSAMHQMGLHGKAIIPIILGYGCNVPAIYSTRIMGTRRERLLAAFAITFSPCAARTIVIFGLVAAFVSIPWALALYAIGLFIMFLATKLAGKAMPGDLTGMIMEMHSFKVPSTKVVIKQTWARTKSLIMMVFPIYMIGSAAVQGAYALGWLNPINSALSPLTVGWLGLPAVAGILLIFGAARKELILLMAITLFGLNLALVFTPVQLIVLALVGAIYPCMATIGTLTKEFGWKSAWAIVGANWATAILVGGIAARVLPLFFG; via the coding sequence ATGGCTAGTTTGGGTTCGTGCCATGAAACAACCGGCATCAAGAAACACAAAGGCTCCAGCAAGGGGAAAAGTCTAACCATCGCCTTGGCCGGGAACGCCAATGTCGGTAAGAGCGTAATTTTCAACCAGTTGACTGGTTCACATCAGATTATCGGCAACTGGCCAGGGAAAACGGTTGAGAGGGCTGAGGGCCTGTTATGCCGGAATGGCTATGAGCTTAAGGTGGTGGATTTACCCGGCATTTATTCTTTGTCTACCTTCTCAATGGAAGAACTGGTCAGCAGGGAGTATATCGCCCGCGAGAAACCGGATGTCATTATCAATGTCATAAGCGCCGCTGTTTTGGAACGGAACCTCTTTTTCACTTTACAACTAATGGAGATGGAGGTTCCGATGATAGTCTGTCTTAATCAGATGGACATCGCTGAGAGCAAGGGGATTGAAATCGATGCCCGCAAGCTGGAAACGATCCTGGGGGTGCCGGTGGTGCCGACCGTGGCGGCTAACGGCAAGGGCATCCCCGAGTTAATCGATAAAGCTATCAAACTCGCCGAAAATGCTTCATCGGTCAGCCATCCGATTCCGTTTGGCGACGGGGTTGAGTCCGGTGCTGAGGAACTTGCCGGAATTATCGAGGCTGAGCGTTTAAGTCTGGAATATCCGGCCCGCTGGGTCGCTATCAAACTGATTGAAGGCGATGCCAACATAAGAGAGCTGGTTAGCCCCATGTCTGCCAGGCTGATTCAAAAAGCAGATGCTCTCGCTGAACGGCTAGAATCTCGATATCAGCAGTCTCGTTTTGCCGTTGTGGCTTCGGCGCGATATGCGTTGGCCGGGCGCATGGCGCACGATGTACAGGTCCAGCAGATATCCAAACCAAAACTCGCCGACCGGTTGGAACACCTGACGACCCATAAGGTGTTCGGGTACCTCACGGCTTTCATTGTTGTGACCGTATTACTTCTCTGGACGTTCACTGTGGGTACCTATCTCTCTGGTTTGATGTCCGACGCCTTAAGCTTCTTCGAACCGTTGGATCCTCTGGTAAGCGGGACTCTTTTGAGCATTCTCTGGAACGGAGTCTTCGGCGGCTTCGTGGCCGGGGCTACTCTAGTCGTTCCTTATGTGCTGCCCTTCTACTTGATGTTAGCGATGCTGGAGGATTCCGGCATTCTGACCCGGGTTGCCTTCATGATGGATAGCGCCATGCATCAAATGGGATTGCACGGTAAGGCCATCATCCCGATAATCCTGGGGTACGGCTGCAACGTCCCGGCGATATACAGCACCAGGATCATGGGGACGAGACGCGAGCGATTGCTGGCCGCCTTCGCTATTACTTTCTCACCCTGCGCCGCCAGGACTATTGTTATATTCGGGCTGGTAGCCGCCTTTGTCAGCATTCCCTGGGCGCTGGCGCTTTACGCCATTGGCCTTTTCATCATGTTCTTGGCAACCAAGCTGGCGGGAAAAGCCATGCCTGGCGACTTGACCGGAATGATCATGGAGATGCATTCCTTCAAGGTGCCATCTACCAAGGTGGTCATCAAACAGACCTGGGCGCGCACCAAGTCGCTGATAATGATGGTTTTCCCGATCTACATGATCGGCAGCGCCGCCGTCCAGGGGGCTTACGCCCTCGGCTGGCTGAACCCGATCAATAGCGCACTATCTCCGCTTACTGTGGGCTGGCTTGGGCTGCCAGCCGTAGCCGGGATATTGTTAATCTTCGGCGCCGCCAGAAAAGAACTGATTCTCCTTATGGCGATTACGCTTTTCGGCCTTAATCTAGCGTTGGTCTTTACCCCGGTCCAGCTTATTGTTTTGGCTTTAGTCGGGGCGATCTACCCCTGCATGGCCACCATCGGCACACTGACCAAAGAATTCGGCTGGAAGTCTGCCTGGGCTATTGTGGGAGCTAACTGGGCCACTGCTATTCTGGTGGGTGGAATCGCCGCTAGGGTTCTGCCTTTGTTCTTCGGATAA
- a CDS encoding heavy metal translocating P-type ATPase has protein sequence MAIEQEFEIEGMDCAECAEKIEAAVSKIRGVASAQVLLSSSKLIVKPENGELQPGEVVKIVERLGYKIKPDKAAQSIALYVEGMDCADELAIIEKKFKNLPGLANFEVNLASQKVDVTYDPSRLSSQDIIKAIAETGMNARLAKTKARAKAWWQDFRVKLIAASGTLLLIAFILERIGLDHNIARFIYGASILVGGYFPAKMALAGLRARTLNIYTLLIFATIGAVGLGFWDEAAFLVFVYTWGAILETYATERARGSLKLLMELVPREALVKRDSQELALPVEEVRVGETVIVRPGERIPLDGTVMAGSSSVDQAPITGESIPVSKAPGDPVFAGSINQRGSLELKVSRLSQDTTLARIIHSVERSEAKKSSYQHFAERFSRIYTPAMFIVAIFVAVVPWLLGQPFTPWFYRALVVLVVSCSCGLALSVPISVLASVSAAAKKGVLIKGGADLEAAGSVDAIVFDKTGTLTIGLPKVADLIALNGSAPELLAVAASVESRSEHPLADAILRKAREDGVGVQPLEAFEALTGLGAKGTAGGNIYYVCNRRLCEQLDIPLENAEADLVRLESEGKTAVLVLGNGKVMGIIAVSDQLRPGAKEAIISLKKAGIKHIAMLTGDNEGTARAIASQTGIDEYKAQLMPEDKVAAVEELKRKYYKIAMVGDGVNDAPAMAAADVGIAMGAAGTDIALETADLALMSDDLSRIPYAFAASRKAVAVIKQNVVASVGIVVVVVALALFGKIGLVPGLLINEGSALIVMANGLRLLRG, from the coding sequence ATGGCGATAGAACAAGAATTCGAGATTGAAGGCATGGACTGCGCCGAGTGCGCAGAGAAGATAGAGGCCGCTGTTTCCAAAATTAGGGGCGTTGCCTCAGCACAGGTGCTTCTATCTTCTTCAAAGCTCATAGTCAAACCGGAAAACGGGGAACTGCAGCCTGGCGAGGTTGTCAAGATCGTCGAGCGGCTGGGCTACAAGATAAAACCCGACAAGGCCGCTCAGTCCATCGCTTTGTATGTCGAGGGTATGGACTGCGCTGATGAGTTGGCCATTATCGAGAAAAAATTCAAAAACCTGCCTGGACTCGCGAATTTCGAGGTTAACCTTGCCAGTCAAAAAGTGGATGTGACCTACGACCCCTCGCGGCTTTCTTCCCAGGACATCATAAAAGCTATTGCCGAAACTGGAATGAACGCCCGGCTGGCAAAAACCAAAGCCAGGGCCAAAGCCTGGTGGCAGGACTTCCGGGTCAAGCTCATCGCCGCTTCAGGTACTCTCTTACTTATTGCGTTTATCCTGGAACGAATAGGCTTGGACCATAACATTGCCCGTTTCATCTACGGCGCCTCGATCCTCGTCGGCGGCTACTTTCCGGCTAAGATGGCTTTGGCCGGACTCCGCGCCAGAACGCTTAACATATATACCCTGCTGATATTCGCCACCATCGGCGCCGTCGGCCTGGGGTTCTGGGACGAAGCCGCCTTCCTGGTTTTCGTCTATACCTGGGGAGCTATCCTGGAGACCTATGCCACCGAAAGAGCGCGAGGCTCTTTAAAACTTCTGATGGAACTCGTGCCCCGGGAAGCGTTGGTGAAGAGAGACAGCCAGGAACTAGCCCTGCCGGTTGAGGAAGTGCGGGTCGGGGAGACGGTCATCGTTCGTCCCGGCGAGCGAATCCCCCTTGACGGGACGGTTATGGCCGGTTCCTCCTCGGTGGACCAGGCCCCGATTACCGGTGAGTCGATTCCGGTGAGTAAAGCTCCGGGTGATCCTGTCTTCGCCGGCAGCATCAACCAGCGCGGTTCGCTGGAGCTTAAGGTCAGCCGCCTATCACAGGACACGACCCTGGCCCGGATAATCCACTCGGTCGAGCGCTCGGAGGCTAAGAAATCCAGCTACCAGCACTTCGCCGAACGCTTCAGCCGGATATACACCCCGGCAATGTTCATCGTCGCCATATTCGTCGCCGTGGTGCCATGGCTGTTGGGACAGCCTTTTACTCCCTGGTTTTATCGGGCGTTGGTGGTGCTGGTGGTTTCCTGTTCCTGCGGCCTGGCGCTGTCGGTACCCATTTCGGTGCTGGCTTCGGTCAGCGCCGCGGCCAAGAAGGGCGTCCTTATTAAGGGTGGCGCCGACCTCGAGGCCGCCGGCAGCGTCGATGCCATCGTTTTCGATAAGACAGGGACCCTAACCATCGGTCTGCCCAAGGTCGCCGATCTGATTGCCCTGAATGGTTCGGCGCCTGAACTCCTTGCGGTGGCAGCATCGGTTGAATCACGTTCGGAACACCCTCTGGCCGACGCTATTCTCAGAAAAGCCCGTGAGGACGGCGTAGGGGTTCAGCCGCTTGAGGCGTTTGAAGCCCTTACTGGGCTGGGAGCCAAGGGAACCGCCGGGGGCAATATATATTATGTCTGTAATCGCAGATTATGCGAGCAATTGGATATCCCCCTGGAAAATGCGGAAGCCGACCTCGTCCGATTGGAGAGCGAAGGCAAGACCGCCGTCCTCGTATTGGGTAATGGCAAGGTCATGGGGATCATCGCCGTATCCGATCAGCTTCGACCCGGGGCCAAAGAAGCGATTATCAGCCTCAAAAAAGCCGGAATCAAACACATCGCCATGTTGACCGGAGACAACGAGGGAACCGCGAGGGCTATAGCGTCGCAAACTGGCATAGATGAATACAAGGCGCAGCTGATGCCGGAGGACAAGGTAGCCGCGGTCGAGGAATTGAAGCGAAAGTACTATAAAATCGCTATGGTGGGGGATGGGGTGAACGATGCCCCGGCCATGGCCGCCGCCGATGTAGGCATCGCCATGGGAGCGGCCGGCACCGATATCGCCCTGGAGACCGCCGACCTGGCGCTGATGTCGGACGACTTATCGAGGATTCCTTATGCTTTCGCCGCGAGCCGGAAGGCGGTGGCGGTTATCAAGCAAAATGTGGTGGCTTCGGTGGGTATCGTCGTGGTTGTGGTTGCATTGGCGCTTTTCGGCAAGATTGGCCTGGTGCCAGGTCTGCTCATCAACGAGGGAAGTGCCCTTATCGTGATGGCCAACGGTCTGCGGTTGCTCAGGGGTTAA
- a CDS encoding YfhL family 4Fe-4S dicluster ferredoxin — MAFKITDECISCGACEPECPNSAITEGETIYIIDPAKCTECVGSFSTKQCAEICPVDCCVPDEANAENHDELLAKWRRLHPGEEPKVK, encoded by the coding sequence ATGGCTTTCAAGATTACCGATGAGTGCATCAGCTGCGGAGCCTGCGAACCGGAGTGCCCTAATTCAGCCATCACCGAGGGGGAGACGATCTACATCATCGATCCCGCCAAGTGCACCGAATGCGTCGGCTCGTTTTCGACCAAACAGTGCGCCGAGATCTGCCCTGTCGACTGCTGCGTGCCAGACGAAGCCAACGCGGAAAACCATGACGAACTGCTGGCCAAGTGGCGCCGGCTCCATCCCGGCGAAGAACCCAAGGTCAAATAG
- a CDS encoding response regulator transcription factor produces the protein MSKGKILVVDDEPKIVNTVRAYLEREGYEALEANNGRKAIEIFNREKPDLIILDLMLPEVDGLEVCRQIRRSSDVPIIMLTARQEDADKLIGLELGADDYVTKPFSPRELVARVKVVLRRARPSAAATTPARLTLGDLIIDEERFEATCHDAPLTLTPTEFRILAALMRNPGRVLSRTRLLDTLGENYEGYERTIDVHVKNLRRKLAEMNSERGCVITTVHGVGYKLQEPEDG, from the coding sequence ATGTCAAAGGGCAAAATCCTTGTCGTCGATGATGAACCGAAGATCGTGAACACCGTCCGAGCCTACCTCGAACGTGAGGGCTATGAAGCTCTTGAAGCCAACAATGGAAGGAAAGCAATTGAAATATTCAATCGTGAAAAGCCAGACCTCATCATCCTTGATCTTATGCTCCCGGAAGTGGATGGGCTGGAAGTATGCCGGCAGATTCGTCGATCATCAGACGTACCTATCATCATGCTCACCGCCCGCCAGGAAGACGCCGATAAGCTGATCGGCCTTGAACTCGGAGCGGATGATTACGTAACCAAACCTTTCAGCCCCAGGGAACTTGTTGCCCGGGTAAAGGTGGTGTTGCGCCGTGCCCGTCCCTCCGCGGCAGCAACAACGCCTGCACGTCTGACTCTGGGTGATCTAATTATAGATGAGGAGCGCTTCGAAGCTACCTGCCACGATGCGCCTCTTACTCTTACACCGACCGAGTTCCGTATCCTTGCCGCTTTGATGAGAAATCCGGGCCGAGTCCTCTCCCGGACTCGCTTACTGGATACACTTGGCGAAAACTATGAGGGTTACGAACGCACCATCGACGTTCATGTTAAGAACCTCCGCCGTAAGCTGGCAGAAATGAATTCCGAACGAGGGTGTGTGATTACGACAGTCCATGGAGTCGGTTACAAATTACAGGAGCCGGAAGATGGGTAG
- the coaD gene encoding pantetheine-phosphate adenylyltransferase, which yields MKTALYPGSFDPFTWGHIDIIRRSARLFDRVIVGVYDTPDKKLMFTTEERVAMGQEAVRDLGNVIVKPFSGLMVEFARREKVNTVVRGLRVNNDFELEFDMAMINRKLAPEIELVCLLASPEFQFLSSSIMKEVARLGGDFGDLVPPFVAEAVRAKVR from the coding sequence ATGAAAACGGCGCTTTATCCCGGTTCGTTCGATCCGTTCACCTGGGGCCATATCGACATTATCAGGCGATCGGCGCGGCTGTTTGACCGGGTCATTGTAGGCGTTTACGATACGCCGGACAAGAAACTCATGTTCACCACCGAGGAGCGGGTGGCGATGGGACAGGAGGCGGTCCGGGATCTTGGCAATGTTATAGTAAAGCCTTTCTCCGGGCTGATGGTGGAGTTCGCCCGCCGCGAAAAGGTGAACACGGTGGTGCGCGGCCTCAGGGTCAACAACGATTTCGAGCTTGAGTTCGATATGGCGATGATCAACCGCAAACTGGCGCCGGAAATAGAGCTGGTGTGCCTGCTGGCCTCTCCGGAATTCCAGTTCCTTTCTTCCAGCATCATGAAAGAAGTAGCCCGGCTGGGCGGTGACTTCGGCGATCTGGTGCCGCCGTTCGTAGCCGAGGCGGTGCGCGCCAAGGTCAGGTGA
- a CDS encoding metalloregulator ArsR/SmtB family transcription factor, which yields MAKAEDKCEIWAVDEEKVAKTKARLPSDETFMILAETFSALADSNRAKILHSLADQELCVCDVACVVGISESAISQHLRILRTLRLVKQRKEGRMMYYSLADEHIRQLLETCLDHSRHH from the coding sequence ATGGCCAAAGCCGAAGATAAGTGCGAGATATGGGCGGTCGATGAAGAAAAGGTTGCGAAGACGAAAGCACGTCTTCCTTCTGATGAAACTTTTATGATATTGGCAGAGACATTCAGCGCTCTGGCAGACTCTAACAGGGCGAAAATTCTGCATTCTCTGGCAGACCAGGAGTTATGCGTTTGCGACGTAGCCTGCGTAGTGGGAATCTCGGAATCGGCCATTTCACAGCACCTTCGGATACTGCGGACCCTCCGTCTGGTCAAACAGCGGAAAGAAGGACGGATGATGTACTACTCACTGGCAGATGAACATATCCGCCAGCTATTAGAAACTTGCTTAGACCATTCCCGACACCATTAA
- the rsmD gene encoding 16S rRNA (guanine(966)-N(2))-methyltransferase RsmD translates to MLQNDAVGYLRVIAGECKGRPLKVPERRATRPATELVRGAIFSMLANLTENWDEVLDLFSGSGSLGIEALSRGAGHADFVEQERACCDILLNNLEQCGLADRARVHCLPVERAISFLDKTYDIILMDPPYRREDIGLFLGRLAGTRLIGDSTWLVITHSPRVTLDERYGQVVLYKERRHGDSVIAIYRKETS, encoded by the coding sequence TTGCTTCAGAATGACGCCGTGGGATATCTCAGGGTTATCGCCGGGGAGTGCAAAGGCCGGCCGCTTAAGGTACCGGAGCGGCGGGCGACCCGCCCGGCTACCGAACTGGTCAGGGGCGCCATTTTCTCGATGCTGGCCAACCTCACCGAAAACTGGGACGAGGTTTTGGATCTGTTCTCCGGCTCGGGGTCGCTGGGCATCGAGGCGCTGTCCCGAGGCGCCGGACACGCCGACTTCGTGGAACAGGAAAGGGCTTGCTGCGATATTCTGCTGAACAACCTGGAGCAATGCGGCCTGGCAGACCGCGCCAGAGTCCACTGCCTGCCGGTGGAGCGCGCCATCAGTTTCCTGGACAAGACTTACGACATTATTTTGATGGACCCGCCCTACCGCCGGGAAGATATCGGCCTTTTCCTGGGCAGGCTGGCCGGGACCAGGCTCATCGGCGACTCCACCTGGCTGGTCATCACCCATTCGCCGCGGGTGACCCTCGACGAACGTTACGGCCAAGTCGTATTATATAAAGAAAGACGCCACGGCGACAGCGTCATCGCCATATACCGCAAGGAGACATCATGA